From Rutidosis leptorrhynchoides isolate AG116_Rl617_1_P2 chromosome 3, CSIRO_AGI_Rlap_v1, whole genome shotgun sequence, a single genomic window includes:
- the LOC139900123 gene encoding secreted RxLR effector protein 161-like: MEPNLKMKKDQRKELKDVKLFRQMIGSLIYLTITMPEIAYSVGIVSQFMQCPTNVHLDVAKRIIRYVKGSIGHGLWYKKCVNVLLKGFVDADWMGDVNDRHSTSGYCFNMGSAVISWCSKKQDVVALSSTEAEYIAAIMAAQECIWLRRMIGDILEKVDYVVKLKCDNESAIKLASNPVFHALLSGEIELANVRTNAQVADIFTKALMKTKFMEFREALGIFDRDFALRGSVKISAT; encoded by the exons atggaaccaaacctcaaaatgaagAAAGATCAAAGAAAAGAGCTCAAGGATGTGAAGTTGTTCCGACAAATGATTGGAAGTTTGATCTATCTAACCATCACAATGCCGGAAATTGCTTACTCGGTTGGCATTGTTTCACAATTTATGCAATGTCCaactaatgttcatcttgatgTAGCAAAAAGGATCATTCGTTATGTGAAAGGATCAATAGGCCATGGCTTGTGGTATAAGAAGTGTGTTAATGTTTTGTTAAAAGGTTTCGTGGATGCAGATTGGATGGGAGATGTAAATGATCGCCATTCAACTTCGGGTTACTGTTTTAACATGGGTTCCGCTGTTATTTCATGGTGTAGCAAGaagcaagatgttgttgctttGTCTAGCACGGAAGCAGAATACATAGCTGCAATAATGGCGGCTCAAGAATGTATTTGGTTAAGAAGAATGATTGGTGACATACTTGAAAAAGTAGATTATGTTGTCAAATTGAAATGTGACAACGAAAGTGCAATCAAGCTTGCTTCGAATCCTGTGTTTCATGCCC ttcTTAGCGGGGAGATCGAGCTAGCAAACGTAAGGACAAATGCTCAAGTAGCCGACATCTTTACTAAAGCTCTAATGAAAACTAAGTTCATGGAATTTCGAGAAGCGTTGGGGATTTTTGATCGAGACTTTGCactaagggggagtgttaaaattagTGCAACATAA
- the LOC139900124 gene encoding F-box protein At5g07610-like — translation MPTDDHFMAAKKVGSSQDLVTEILLRLPVRSLIMFKSVCKHWYFVITNHPCFKNPNNKPPDPPSGLFVRISRGYVFVPFDLHNPVKFPILKNYGPNRETVQFKHSCNGLILCGNLNGELLTDNSYVCNPTINQYICLPVCLNGDCLLNMSIAFDPLISPHYKVIYVYRDLDPVSVVYNYQIDMYSSQTRTCKVSHKFNITKVNRMAFTTGVYWKNAVHWLDKVGLIVYFDLEQEMTCEIEAPFARQLAGLDDYENYLCDLFESRDQLLLVEIYRPVINKLKIYELKRDYSDWLVKYHVDFEDFGGYPVSRNVLPYRFDYLVDDFDVLSLVLGSYNDDESSFLVVETTCGKIMRLDLESKTCHELGDITCYHRIKYRLDFEQRPDVQFAASLYNLYI, via the coding sequence ATGCCTACCGATGATCATTTCATGGCTGCGAAGAAAGTAGGTTCAAGCCAAGACCTTGTGACTGAAATCCTATTGAGATTACCGGTAAGATCCTTGATTATGTTCAAGTCTGTATGCAAGCATTGGTACTTTGTAATTACAAACCACCCTTGTTTCAAAAACCCTAATAATAAGCCACCAGATCCTCCTTCGGGTTTGTTTGTCCGAATTTCCCGGGGATATGTGTTCGTCCCATTCGACCTCCATAATCCTGTTAAATTTCCAATCCTTAAGAATTATGGTCCAAACCGAGAGACTGTACAATTTAAACATTCTTGTAACGGTCTGATCCTTTGTGGTAACCTAAATGGTGAACTACTTACTGACAACAGTTACGTATGTAATCCTACCATCAACCAATACATTTGTCTTCCTGTCTGTCTTAATGGAGATTGCTTATTAAATATGAGCATAGCTTTTGATCCTTTAATATCACCTCATTACAAAGTTATATATGTTTATCGTGATTTAGATCCTGTATCAGTTGTCTATAATTATCAGATAGATATGTATTCCTCACAAACTCGCACTTGCAAGGTTTCGCATAAATTTAACATTACTAAAGTCAATAGAATGGCGTTTACTACCGGTGTCTATTGGAAGAACGCCGTTCATTGGCTTGACAAGGTCGGACTGATTGTTTATTTTGATTTGGAGCAAGAGATGACTTGCGAAATAGAAGCCCCTTTTGCCCGCCAGCTGGCAGGTTTGGATGATTACGAGAACTATTTATGTGATCTATTTGAGTCTCGGGATCAGTTGCTTCTTGTTGAAATTTATCGTCCCGTGATTAACAAGTTGAAAATATATGAACTGAAAAGAGATTATTCAGATTGGTTAGTGAAATACCATGTTGATTTTGAAGATTTTGGTGGATACCCTGTAAGCCGTAACGTGCTTCCTTATCGATTTGATTACTTAGTTGATGATTTTGATGTATTATCTCTTGTGTTGGGGAGTTATAATGATGATGAATCCAGCTTCTTGGTGGTGGAAACAACATGTGGGAAAATAATGAGGTTAGATTTGGAATCGAAGACATGCCACGAGCTTGGTGATATTACTTGTTATCATCGCATCAAATACCGTCTCGACTTTGAACAAAGGCCGGATGTTCAGTTTGCAGCGTCTCTCTACAACTTATATATTTGA